From the Leptospira biflexa serovar Patoc strain 'Patoc 1 (Paris)' genome, one window contains:
- a CDS encoding SpoIIE family protein phosphatase, which yields MFKTIFLPLTIRLEAFTHLVPVPFAIYMASITQEYSISEWLLFLVLCVTSGTLMVLGGCLWRYLVLKKISNQFENLQNEKTKDSYTIGSKAKAKELKLFLYRYPFYEGFIIILRWFVGVGLIFVISPFFDLYRPTLWTTFLLYMVMIPPISFVAYYFITENAFRNLFKLPLIRPITIEPNEIPKFDYFKRILISFFALAALPVTVLGYMLISSANGNLHVSNPSLQVLIIGIIFIFPLVFVAYLVAKAVRQGLSETSHILDELSKGNFSVVSMPSSGDDFGQQSFHLNRVIQQLNTMYTEIFTLNVGLESKVKERTIELENSLDEVKKLKFQQDGDYFLTHLLLKPLGKNQVSSDVISIEFLLKQKKKFEFKGKEYEIGGDLNIAHNVILQGKKFSVFVNSDAMGKSMQGAGGALVLGAVFQSIIERTNLSSSTFNQSPERWLKNAFIEMHKIFEGFDGSMLVSLVIGLIEEETGFLYFINAEHPWLILYRDEKASFLENELSYRKLGTKGLNSGIFIKTFRLLPGDTIISGSDGRDDLLLFNEQSETNQRQINQNENLILSYVEQGKGELDPIFKVLTRNGEITDDLSLIRVYYKGNGEIVKNPGFSKSYQTAKKMVEVGNIDAAIDSLQKQILAQPITNKRFHKLLAKLHFKRKEYVEATEHAEVYLESHPYDLSFMELSSILLRKAGNIDQAIEISERIRLREPKAFKNTFHLIRLYLHKGNEERAKEILSEWESFFPGEIERTKKWKQILRLKFPNLLI from the coding sequence ATGTTTAAAACTATATTTTTACCACTCACAATTCGATTAGAAGCCTTCACTCATTTAGTTCCCGTTCCTTTTGCCATTTATATGGCTTCCATCACACAAGAATATAGCATAAGCGAATGGTTGTTATTTTTGGTTTTATGTGTCACAAGTGGCACCCTGATGGTGCTAGGAGGATGCCTCTGGAGGTATTTGGTCCTAAAAAAAATATCCAATCAATTTGAAAATCTTCAGAATGAAAAAACCAAGGATAGTTACACGATTGGAAGCAAAGCAAAGGCAAAAGAATTAAAACTATTTTTATACCGGTATCCTTTTTATGAAGGATTTATCATCATATTACGTTGGTTCGTTGGTGTTGGACTTATTTTTGTAATCTCTCCTTTCTTTGATCTCTACAGACCTACATTATGGACAACATTTCTCCTTTATATGGTGATGATCCCCCCCATTTCCTTTGTGGCTTATTACTTCATTACCGAAAATGCATTCCGTAATTTATTCAAACTTCCCTTGATTCGTCCCATAACCATCGAACCAAATGAAATCCCAAAATTTGATTATTTCAAAAGGATATTGATATCCTTTTTTGCTCTCGCAGCCCTACCCGTAACTGTTTTAGGATATATGCTCATTTCCAGTGCCAATGGGAACTTACATGTATCGAATCCTTCCTTACAAGTTCTCATCATTGGAATCATCTTTATTTTTCCTCTGGTATTTGTTGCCTATTTAGTAGCAAAGGCAGTGAGACAAGGATTAAGCGAAACAAGTCATATCTTGGACGAATTATCCAAAGGAAATTTTTCGGTCGTATCCATGCCATCCTCAGGTGATGATTTTGGACAACAATCGTTTCATCTCAATCGAGTCATCCAACAACTCAATACTATGTATACAGAAATTTTCACATTAAATGTTGGATTAGAAAGTAAAGTCAAAGAACGAACCATCGAATTAGAAAACTCACTCGATGAAGTGAAAAAATTAAAATTCCAACAAGATGGTGATTATTTTTTAACTCACCTACTCCTCAAACCTTTGGGAAAAAATCAAGTCAGCAGTGATGTTATATCCATTGAATTCCTCTTAAAACAAAAGAAAAAATTTGAATTTAAGGGAAAGGAATATGAAATCGGAGGTGATTTGAACATTGCCCATAATGTGATTTTACAAGGGAAAAAATTTTCTGTTTTTGTGAACTCAGACGCCATGGGAAAATCCATGCAAGGTGCCGGGGGTGCACTTGTGTTAGGTGCCGTTTTCCAATCAATCATCGAACGGACAAATTTATCCTCAAGTACTTTCAACCAATCTCCAGAACGATGGCTGAAAAATGCCTTCATTGAAATGCATAAAATTTTTGAAGGATTTGATGGGAGTATGCTCGTTTCACTTGTGATTGGTCTTATCGAAGAAGAAACTGGCTTTTTATATTTTATCAATGCAGAACACCCATGGCTCATTTTGTACAGAGATGAGAAGGCAAGTTTTTTAGAGAATGAACTCAGTTATCGAAAACTTGGAACCAAAGGATTAAATTCAGGAATTTTCATCAAAACCTTTCGTTTGTTGCCTGGTGATACCATTATCAGTGGTTCAGATGGACGTGATGATTTATTGCTCTTCAACGAACAGAGTGAAACGAACCAAAGGCAAATCAACCAAAATGAAAATTTAATCCTTTCTTACGTCGAACAAGGGAAAGGTGAGTTAGATCCAATATTTAAAGTACTCACGAGAAACGGAGAAATCACTGATGATTTATCTCTCATCAGAGTTTATTACAAAGGCAATGGAGAGATCGTTAAAAATCCTGGATTTTCCAAATCTTACCAAACTGCCAAAAAAATGGTGGAAGTTGGAAATATTGACGCAGCGATCGATTCCCTGCAAAAACAAATTTTGGCACAACCCATCACAAACAAACGATTTCACAAATTGCTAGCAAAACTACATTTCAAACGAAAAGAATACGTTGAGGCAACAGAACATGCAGAAGTGTATTTGGAAAGCCATCCTTATGATCTTAGTTTTATGGAACTTAGTTCCATCTTACTGCGAAAGGCAGGAAACATTGACCAAGCCATCGAAATCTCAGAACGCATACGATTAAGAGAGCCCAAGGCATTCAAAAATACATTCCATTTGATTCGTTTGTACCTTCACAAAGGGAATGAGGAGAGAGCAAAGGAAATTCTCAGTGAATGGGAATCATTCTTCCCTGGCGAAATCGAACGCACAAAAAAATGGAAACAAATTCTAAGATTAAAATTTCCGAATCTCTTGATTTAA
- a CDS encoding tRNA dihydrouridine synthase encodes MRIILAPMEGLLDFRLREILTQIGGYDECVSEFIRVNDTLLPPHRFFRTAPELKNSSRTKSDTPVKIQILGSDPNRMADNAHLVASLGAYGIDINFGCPAPTVNRNRGGAALLKEPNLMYSIVKAVRNVVPENIPVTAKMRLGYESTELALDCAKALEEGGAKEIVVHARTKTDGYKPPAYWEWIAKIKSILKINVIANGEIWTVQDAIQCQKISGCDDIMIGRGAVTNPSIALLIKKKLEERMSWQKTKEVLSSYWLSMEPDVEAVSRVGRIKQWLHYLSREYEEAQIDFQKIKRISNPKDFELIYFSELFSQIK; translated from the coding sequence TTGAGAATCATACTGGCTCCAATGGAAGGACTTTTGGACTTTCGATTGCGAGAAATTTTAACACAGATTGGTGGATACGATGAATGTGTTAGCGAATTCATTCGTGTGAATGATACACTCCTCCCTCCACATCGATTTTTTCGAACGGCACCTGAGCTCAAAAACTCATCCCGAACAAAATCCGATACTCCTGTTAAAATTCAGATCCTTGGTTCCGATCCAAATCGAATGGCAGATAACGCACATTTGGTGGCATCCCTTGGAGCATATGGAATCGACATAAACTTTGGGTGCCCTGCCCCTACGGTCAATCGGAATCGTGGCGGTGCAGCCCTTTTGAAAGAACCGAACCTTATGTATTCAATCGTAAAAGCCGTTCGAAATGTTGTGCCAGAGAATATTCCAGTGACGGCAAAAATGCGACTTGGTTACGAATCCACCGAACTGGCGCTAGACTGTGCTAAGGCATTAGAAGAAGGTGGTGCCAAAGAAATTGTGGTCCATGCAAGGACAAAAACAGATGGCTACAAACCTCCTGCCTATTGGGAGTGGATTGCCAAAATCAAATCCATTTTAAAAATCAATGTCATTGCGAATGGAGAAATCTGGACAGTGCAAGATGCAATCCAATGCCAAAAGATTTCTGGTTGCGATGACATTATGATTGGGCGGGGTGCTGTGACAAATCCATCCATTGCCCTTCTCATTAAAAAAAAACTAGAGGAACGAATGAGTTGGCAGAAAACCAAAGAAGTTCTCTCGTCTTATTGGTTATCAATGGAACCTGATGTGGAAGCTGTTAGTAGAGTTGGAAGAATAAAACAATGGTTACATTATCTTTCCAGAGAATATGAAGAAGCTCAAATTGACTTTCAAAAGATAAAAAGAATTTCAAATCCAAAAGATTTCGAATTAATTTACTTTTCAGAATTATTTTCTCAGATAAAGTGA
- a CDS encoding thiamine pyrophosphate-binding protein translates to MKKTGAWLLRFALEEIGVRYTFGIPGVHNTEIYDELNNSNSIQPILVTHEGCGAFMADAISRTSHSIGTLVIVPAAGVTHAASGIGEAYLDGIPMLVISGGVRSDSKFKYQLHDMDQHSLLKPITKQTFKIKSHSEIIETIYQAYQIATSGEPGPVFVEIPVNIQLYAENVPSIQSYHTYCNKQTIDPSPPQVQSIAEAVELLLEAKAPGIFLGWGAVDTTKESIELAELLVAPVATTLQGLSSFPGNHPLFCGMSFGEAAVPAATNAFLHCDCLLAIGTRFSEIATASFGTKVPKNLIHIDINPDVFNQNYPSKISIEGDSKIILPILLQKLKERLVFRTGDTNSRMVSLTETIKINKQQYIDEWLLHDSKNKVNPCQFFLNLRNRLPDDGFVVVDDGNHTFLTAELMPIHKPRHFISPTDFNCMGYAVPATIATKLANPDKDVIGIIGDGAFLMTCMEIVTASKNKIGVVFVVFNDGELAQIAQAQEIPYNRKTCTILGTTEFEHIALATGAAYIRLETNDKIKESLQIAFSLAKEGKPVILDVSIDYSKKTRFTKGIVGTNLQRLPFATKVRMIGRAIIRKLTG, encoded by the coding sequence ATGAAAAAAACTGGCGCATGGTTATTACGTTTTGCACTCGAAGAAATTGGAGTGCGTTATACATTCGGAATCCCTGGAGTTCACAATACAGAAATTTATGATGAACTCAACAATTCCAATTCAATCCAACCAATACTTGTTACACATGAAGGATGTGGTGCCTTTATGGCAGATGCGATCAGCAGAACGAGTCATTCGATAGGAACACTGGTCATTGTGCCTGCAGCGGGAGTCACTCATGCTGCAAGTGGAATTGGGGAAGCCTATTTGGATGGCATTCCTATGTTAGTGATATCAGGAGGTGTGCGAAGTGATTCCAAATTTAAATACCAATTACATGACATGGACCAACACTCGTTATTAAAACCGATCACGAAACAAACCTTCAAGATCAAATCACATTCGGAAATCATCGAAACGATTTACCAAGCATATCAAATTGCAACTTCAGGAGAACCAGGACCCGTTTTTGTGGAAATCCCAGTCAATATTCAATTGTATGCCGAAAATGTGCCGTCAATCCAATCCTATCATACGTATTGCAACAAACAAACAATTGATCCAAGTCCACCGCAGGTACAATCCATTGCCGAAGCCGTGGAACTTCTTTTGGAAGCGAAGGCTCCCGGTATTTTTTTAGGTTGGGGAGCCGTTGATACAACAAAAGAGAGTATCGAATTGGCAGAATTGTTAGTTGCTCCGGTTGCTACAACCTTACAGGGATTAAGTTCCTTTCCGGGCAACCATCCATTATTTTGTGGGATGAGTTTTGGCGAAGCAGCTGTTCCTGCTGCCACAAATGCGTTTCTTCACTGTGATTGTTTGCTCGCCATCGGCACAAGGTTTTCTGAAATTGCAACGGCAAGTTTTGGTACCAAGGTTCCAAAAAATTTAATTCACATTGATATCAATCCGGATGTATTCAATCAAAACTATCCAAGTAAAATTTCGATTGAAGGTGATTCAAAAATCATTCTACCAATCCTACTACAAAAACTAAAAGAAAGATTGGTATTCAGAACAGGAGATACAAACTCCAGAATGGTATCATTAACAGAGACAATCAAAATAAACAAACAGCAATACATTGATGAATGGCTGTTACATGATAGTAAAAACAAGGTAAACCCTTGTCAGTTTTTTTTAAACCTGAGAAACCGATTGCCTGATGATGGATTTGTTGTTGTCGATGATGGAAACCATACATTTTTAACCGCCGAACTGATGCCCATCCATAAACCTCGTCACTTTATCTCACCAACTGATTTTAACTGTATGGGTTATGCAGTACCCGCTACCATTGCAACCAAACTTGCAAACCCAGATAAAGATGTCATAGGAATCATTGGTGATGGAGCTTTTTTAATGACTTGTATGGAAATAGTGACAGCATCAAAAAATAAAATTGGTGTTGTGTTTGTTGTCTTCAATGATGGAGAGTTAGCACAAATTGCCCAAGCACAAGAAATTCCTTACAATCGAAAAACCTGCACCATCCTTGGGACAACAGAATTTGAACACATTGCTTTGGCAACAGGTGCAGCATACATTCGTTTAGAGACCAATGATAAGATAAAAGAGTCTCTTCAAATCGCATTCAGCTTGGCAAAAGAAGGGAAACCTGTTATTTTGGATGTGAGTATCGATTATAGCAAAAAAACCAGATTTACGAAGGGCATTGTTGGAACCAATCTACAACGATTACCATTTGCTACAAAAGTGAGAATGATTGGACGTGCGATCATCAGGAAATTGACAGGATAA
- a CDS encoding DUF2721 domain-containing protein — translation MFESFTNSEILSGMITPAVLVSACASLIFSTANRLGRIFDRVNLLKSEVEMILDGKKNFQEERMVYLRHQLSVQKKRAVLIQRSMAFLYLATSLFIISSLTLAFTLAFAKDLSWLPTIIAIIGGICLFIASALLLYESRYNLTFINRQIEFTEFLERGVQKK, via the coding sequence ATGTTTGAATCATTTACAAATTCTGAAATTTTATCTGGAATGATCACACCAGCAGTTTTGGTTTCTGCCTGCGCTAGTTTGATCTTTTCTACTGCCAACAGACTAGGTAGGATTTTTGATCGGGTGAATCTTTTGAAATCAGAAGTAGAGATGATCCTCGACGGTAAAAAAAATTTCCAAGAAGAAAGAATGGTTTATCTACGCCATCAACTATCCGTTCAAAAAAAACGAGCTGTCCTCATCCAACGTTCTATGGCATTTTTGTATTTGGCGACTTCTTTATTCATCATCTCGAGTTTGACACTCGCATTCACACTTGCATTTGCAAAAGACCTATCTTGGTTGCCTACAATCATTGCCATCATCGGAGGCATTTGTTTATTTATCGCCAGTGCCTTACTTTTGTATGAAAGTAGATACAACCTAACATTCATTAACAGGCAAATCGAGTTTACAGAATTTCTGGAACGAGGGGTGCAAAAAAAATAA
- a CDS encoding 3-hydroxyacyl-CoA dehydrogenase NAD-binding domain-containing protein, producing the protein MREIKTVTILGANGAMGSGSAGVIAAFGGAKVHMLARDVEKAKQGIEAAVASVKTDTIRARMIPGSYDADLEKAVAESDWVFELVAESYEVKEPINTRIAKARRPGTIVSTVSSGLSIGRLAKAYDEDGQKHYYGTHFFNPPYKMILCELVTHSGNDKKVTQALGEYLDKVLGRAVVYTNDTPAFAGNRIGFQLMNEVAHFAEKYADKGGIALMDEIMSGYTGRAMGPLATADFVGLDVHKAIVDNIYDNTKDEAHETFKLPGYFQKLIDAGKLGMKSGGGLTKVVKHADGKREKFVYNIKTGEYDPYPKFDIPFIKEARQKIKESNYKGAMDVVKNASGFEAEIARYFISRYISYSLSLVGEVVDTKENTDGAMGFGFNWVPASAFVDFLGGPKETIKLMEASKIPVPKLLKDAKEGKKFYELGDKLDARSLFKG; encoded by the coding sequence ATGAGAGAAATCAAAACTGTCACGATTTTAGGTGCCAACGGAGCCATGGGTTCTGGAAGTGCAGGCGTCATTGCTGCCTTCGGTGGTGCTAAAGTCCATATGCTCGCTAGAGATGTAGAAAAAGCAAAACAGGGTATCGAAGCCGCTGTCGCATCCGTCAAAACGGATACAATTCGCGCTAGAATGATCCCTGGTTCCTACGATGCGGATCTGGAAAAAGCTGTCGCAGAGTCAGATTGGGTATTCGAACTCGTGGCGGAAAGTTACGAAGTCAAAGAACCGATCAATACTCGTATTGCAAAGGCTCGCCGTCCAGGAACCATTGTGTCCACTGTGTCTTCTGGTTTATCCATTGGTCGTTTGGCAAAAGCATACGACGAAGATGGCCAAAAACATTATTACGGAACCCATTTTTTTAACCCTCCTTACAAAATGATCCTTTGTGAACTCGTCACTCACTCTGGAAACGATAAAAAAGTCACACAAGCGTTAGGTGAATACTTAGACAAAGTACTCGGCCGTGCTGTTGTGTATACAAATGACACTCCTGCTTTCGCTGGAAACCGCATTGGATTCCAGTTGATGAACGAAGTGGCTCACTTTGCAGAAAAGTATGCTGACAAAGGTGGAATCGCCCTTATGGACGAAATCATGTCTGGTTACACGGGCCGTGCTATGGGGCCTTTGGCAACTGCTGACTTCGTAGGACTTGATGTTCACAAAGCCATCGTAGACAATATCTATGACAATACAAAAGACGAAGCACACGAAACTTTCAAACTTCCAGGTTACTTCCAAAAGTTAATCGATGCTGGTAAACTTGGTATGAAATCGGGTGGTGGTCTCACAAAAGTGGTGAAACACGCTGACGGAAAACGTGAGAAGTTTGTTTATAATATCAAAACTGGCGAGTACGATCCGTACCCAAAATTTGATATTCCTTTTATCAAAGAAGCTCGCCAAAAAATCAAAGAATCAAACTACAAAGGTGCTATGGACGTTGTGAAAAATGCATCTGGATTTGAAGCAGAGATCGCTCGTTACTTCATTTCACGTTACATCAGTTATTCGCTCTCTCTCGTAGGAGAAGTTGTGGATACAAAAGAAAACACTGACGGAGCAATGGGTTTCGGTTTTAACTGGGTACCTGCTTCTGCCTTCGTTGATTTCCTTGGTGGACCAAAAGAAACAATTAAGTTAATGGAAGCGTCTAAAATACCAGTTCCAAAACTTTTAAAAGATGCTAAAGAAGGCAAAAAGTTCTACGAACTTGGCGACAAACTTGATGCACGGTCTCTCTTCAAAGGTTAA
- a CDS encoding acetyl-CoA acetyltransferase: MSEKVFVLGGEQTDFQRNWTKEGKTFMSMMREVLDDALEKVGISYDEIKRLNKENKVAVFVGNFDAEQYANQGHLGAFLTEVNPALFGVPGARYEAACASGSVALDAAITHIRAEDYDLAIVLGVEVMKTVSSSVGGDFLGTAAYYDKEAKGVQFPFPKLFGKLADVILERYELKEERFMDALAEISRINYANAKRNPKAQTRTWFMNKEHAMARGGANNMAVGGRLCITDCSQVTDGAAVTILASKDYTKEYAKKTGRKIDDIPRVKGWGHRVAPITFEAKKQESVGDKYILPWTRQTVKDAYKRADLDVKNIDVFETHDCFTSSEYAAISAFGISEPGKEHVAIEEGTIDFGGKKPINPSGGLIGVGHPVGASGVRMMLDLYKQVTNTAGDYQVKGAKNGLMLNIGGSATTNFVFILGK; this comes from the coding sequence ATGAGTGAAAAAGTATTCGTACTAGGCGGGGAACAAACCGACTTCCAAAGAAACTGGACCAAAGAAGGAAAAACCTTCATGTCCATGATGCGTGAAGTGTTAGATGATGCTCTTGAAAAAGTTGGCATCAGTTATGATGAAATCAAACGATTGAACAAAGAAAACAAAGTAGCTGTTTTCGTTGGTAACTTTGATGCAGAACAGTATGCGAACCAAGGTCACTTGGGTGCTTTTTTAACAGAAGTAAACCCTGCTCTTTTTGGTGTGCCTGGTGCACGTTACGAAGCAGCTTGTGCTTCTGGATCTGTTGCCCTTGATGCTGCCATCACACACATCCGTGCCGAAGATTATGATCTAGCGATCGTTCTAGGTGTGGAAGTGATGAAAACCGTTTCTTCTTCTGTGGGTGGTGACTTTCTTGGAACTGCTGCGTATTATGATAAAGAAGCGAAAGGGGTTCAATTTCCTTTCCCTAAACTTTTCGGAAAACTAGCAGATGTGATCTTAGAAAGATACGAACTGAAAGAAGAACGATTTATGGATGCACTTGCTGAAATTTCTCGTATCAATTACGCAAACGCAAAACGGAACCCAAAAGCTCAAACTCGCACTTGGTTCATGAACAAAGAACATGCAATGGCTCGTGGTGGTGCAAACAATATGGCAGTTGGTGGAAGGCTTTGTATCACTGACTGTTCCCAAGTCACAGACGGTGCTGCTGTTACCATCCTTGCTTCTAAAGACTACACCAAAGAATACGCTAAAAAAACAGGCCGTAAAATTGATGACATCCCTCGTGTGAAAGGATGGGGTCACCGAGTGGCGCCGATTACCTTTGAAGCAAAAAAACAAGAATCCGTTGGGGACAAATACATCCTTCCATGGACTCGCCAAACAGTAAAAGATGCTTACAAACGTGCTGACCTCGATGTAAAAAACATTGATGTGTTTGAAACACATGACTGTTTTACTTCTTCTGAGTATGCTGCGATTTCTGCTTTCGGAATCTCAGAACCAGGAAAAGAACACGTCGCGATCGAAGAAGGAACGATTGACTTCGGTGGTAAAAAACCAATCAATCCATCCGGCGGACTCATCGGTGTGGGTCACCCAGTAGGTGCATCCGGTGTTCGTATGATGCTTGACCTTTACAAACAAGTCACGAATACCGCAGGCGACTACCAAGTGAAAGGAGCAAAGAACGGTCTTATGCTCAACATTGGTGGATCTGCTACTACGAACTTCGTGTTCATCTTAGGAAAGTAA
- a CDS encoding OsmC family protein — MATQNPETKSKMSFHVETTRLDSHASASVCKSAEIRLDTDMAGNPNAFNPAELLLAALSACIIKGVERVTPILHFQLKGIQVIVDGIRQDVPPKMESIRYQIIVDTEETDDRLRLLHENIKKYGTVFNTIAPGTDLVGEIRRK; from the coding sequence ATGGCAACACAGAACCCAGAAACCAAGTCGAAGATGAGTTTCCATGTGGAGACAACAAGACTCGATTCCCATGCAAGTGCATCAGTCTGTAAGTCAGCAGAAATTCGTTTGGATACTGATATGGCAGGGAATCCAAATGCGTTCAACCCGGCAGAACTATTACTGGCAGCTCTCTCCGCTTGCATCATCAAAGGTGTGGAACGGGTCACGCCAATCCTCCATTTCCAGCTAAAAGGAATCCAAGTCATAGTGGATGGAATCAGACAAGATGTTCCTCCCAAAATGGAATCCATTCGTTATCAGATCATCGTCGATACGGAAGAAACAGATGACCGTCTGCGACTGTTACATGAAAATATAAAAAAATATGGGACTGTGTTTAATACGATAGCGCCTGGTACAGATTTAGTAGGGGAAATTCGAAGGAAATAA
- a CDS encoding methyl-accepting chemotaxis protein yields MRQNLPITNHEVEFQEGTKITSKTDLKGIITYVNEDFLKISGYTNEELIGQPHNLIRHPEMPQEAFRDLWETVKAQNSWVGLVKNRCKNGDFYWVDANVSPIYEDGKHIGYMSVRTKATREQIQNAEILYAKMNLGNWQKSSKLKFLSALSSRTVYLIQTIVSLLLLVGFFSLQVFELPDSQKPILFGIGFVLFTITSLFGYWKIAKNRHSFLKVIQYLQNLYKGHLKFDVELENGGDYEEVLHLLKKTQFEFRGMISQLIGNAEIVKSQIKGLTKAVEHIHVAFQELSLAMHSLADSSNVTRESSESIFHQMDALNHLIQSIRSESIAVKLESTTAHQIAMEGKNRSDKAMAQFFKAKNQIFKTSESIKDLGEKTKAIRKITETIAAISEKTNLLSLNASIESARAGDAGKGFAVVAGEVGLLAEQSKKSAKEISVFINELTSKILQTVTDIEEGLSEVELGSSEFETVQTEMEKILTNSVVTKESSEKISSSTEGTQEKSTSVLSNMEKIQNQLTHTSSIVEELSAAASEQQHTVAAIEESISNLDKVADRLDSVAFRFQF; encoded by the coding sequence ATGCGCCAGAATCTTCCTATTACCAATCATGAAGTGGAATTCCAAGAAGGAACAAAGATCACTTCCAAAACGGATTTGAAAGGGATCATCACTTATGTCAATGAAGACTTCTTAAAAATTAGTGGATATACGAATGAAGAGTTGATTGGACAACCTCACAACCTCATCCGTCATCCAGAGATGCCACAAGAAGCATTCCGTGACCTTTGGGAGACAGTGAAGGCCCAAAACTCATGGGTTGGCCTTGTCAAAAATCGATGCAAAAATGGGGATTTTTATTGGGTCGATGCCAATGTATCTCCCATTTACGAAGATGGAAAACACATCGGTTATATGTCGGTTCGCACAAAGGCAACCAGGGAGCAAATCCAAAACGCAGAAATATTATATGCAAAAATGAATCTCGGGAACTGGCAAAAAAGTTCTAAACTAAAATTTTTATCTGCTCTTTCTTCTCGCACCGTTTATTTGATACAAACGATCGTTAGTTTACTTTTGTTAGTTGGATTTTTTTCTCTCCAAGTTTTTGAATTACCCGATTCTCAAAAACCCATCTTATTTGGAATTGGATTTGTTCTTTTTACTATCACTTCTTTATTTGGGTATTGGAAAATTGCAAAAAATAGACATTCTTTTTTAAAGGTCATCCAATACCTACAAAACTTATACAAAGGTCATTTGAAATTCGATGTAGAGTTAGAAAATGGTGGTGATTACGAGGAAGTTTTACATCTCCTTAAAAAAACTCAATTTGAATTTCGTGGGATGATTTCGCAACTCATTGGTAACGCTGAGATCGTCAAATCGCAAATTAAGGGTCTCACAAAAGCCGTCGAACACATCCATGTTGCGTTCCAAGAATTATCACTGGCGATGCATTCCCTCGCTGATTCTAGTAATGTCACTCGCGAAAGTTCTGAAAGTATCTTCCACCAAATGGATGCACTCAACCACCTCATCCAAAGCATACGATCCGAGTCCATTGCTGTTAAGTTAGAATCAACAACTGCCCACCAGATTGCTATGGAAGGAAAAAATCGTTCGGACAAAGCAATGGCTCAATTCTTTAAAGCCAAAAATCAAATTTTCAAAACTTCTGAATCCATCAAAGATTTGGGAGAAAAAACGAAAGCCATCCGTAAAATTACAGAAACCATTGCCGCCATCTCTGAAAAAACCAACTTACTTTCGTTAAATGCATCAATTGAATCTGCTAGAGCTGGAGATGCAGGGAAGGGTTTTGCGGTTGTTGCGGGTGAGGTTGGACTTCTTGCGGAACAATCGAAAAAATCTGCCAAAGAAATTTCAGTTTTTATCAATGAACTAACATCAAAGATATTACAAACCGTAACAGACATTGAAGAAGGATTGAGCGAAGTGGAACTTGGTTCTAGTGAATTTGAAACAGTGCAAACAGAGATGGAAAAGATTCTAACAAATTCTGTTGTTACGAAAGAAAGTTCCGAAAAAATTAGCAGTTCGACGGAAGGAACGCAAGAAAAATCAACAAGTGTTCTTTCCAATATGGAAAAAATCCAAAACCAATTGACTCATACTTCTTCGATTGTAGAAGAATTATCTGCCGCCGCAAGCGAACAACAACATACGGTTGCGGCCATCGAAGAATCCATTTCCAATTTGGACAAGGTGGCGGACAGGCTTGATTCCGTTGCCTTTCGGTTTCAGTTTTAG